Genomic segment of Deltaproteobacteria bacterium:
CGGCGGCAAGCCCATCCTCCAGCGATTCGGCGACCTCAAGCGCGGCCGTCGGAGCACATGGTCGAGAATCAGGAACAGCTATATCGAACCGACCCTCAAAAGCGTGGTCTGCGGCGACATCGCCATGGCCCTGCCCGAGCGAATCCTGACCAACATCGTCGACGGTCTGGAAAAATTGAACAACGTCGTCCCGGGCGTGGCCAACGACGAGACCCTCCTCTACGCCCCGGAGATCAAGTTCTTCGCCACCCAGGTGGAAACTGACAACGACCTCCAGACCTCCGTCCAGGGCCTCTACGTGGCCGGAGACGGCCCCGGAGTGGCCGGCAACATCGTCTCGGCCAGCGCCACCGGACTCGTCCCGGCCAAGGCTATTGTCGCCAAGACCCAGGCTCTGTAGCCCCGAGACCAAAAGCCCTTTCGACACCATTGGCAGCATCGACGGAGAAACCATGCTCACCGACAACATATTGGACCTCATCGGCAACACCCCCCTCATCCGCCTGAAGGACGAACCCATCTACGCCAAGGCCGAATTCCTCAATCCCGGGGGAAGCATCAAGGATCGGGTGGCCCTGGCCATGCTCGAAGGGGCCGAACGCGACGGCCGCCTCGGACCCGGGTCCGTCATCGTCGAGCCCACCTCGGGCAACACCGGCATCGGCCTGGCCCTGGTCGGCCGGCTCAAGGGCTACACGGTGCGCATCGTCATGCCCGAGAACATGAGCGAGGAACGCAAGAAGCTCATTACCTCCCTTGGCGCCGAACTCATCCTCACTCCTGCCCGGGAGTCCATTGCCGGGGCCGTGCGCGTGGTCAGGGAAATGCAGGCCGCCGACCCCGAAATCTTCGTCCCCCAACAATTCGAGAACCAGGACAACCCTCGAGTCCACTATCAGGAAACGGCCCGTGAGCTCTGGCGTCAGACTTCGGGCAATATCGACTGCTTCGTGGCCGGGGTGGGCAGCGGCGGAACCCTTCAGGGCATTGGAACCTTCCTCAAGGAGCACCGGCCCGGGATCCGCATCGTGGCCGTGGAGCCTAAGAACGTCTCGGCCCTCCTTGGCCACGAGCCTGGTCTGCACCAGATTCAGGGCATCGGAGACGGTTTTGTTCCCGCCGTCCTGGATGTCTCCATCGTGGACGAAATCATCGAGGTCACCGATGAGGACGCCATCGAAACCACCCGGGAACTCGGCCGCAACTTCGGCCTGCTGGTGGGCATTTCCTCCGGGGCCAATGTCTGGGCGGCCCGACGACTCGTCGAGCGCGGCTGCGGCAGCGTGGCCACCATCCTTCCCGACCGGGCCGAACGCTATTTCAGCACCGCCCTCATGTAGAGTCGAAGCCTTTTGCCTCCTCAGACGCCCCGTTCGGGTTCAACCCGTACTGTATCTTTCTTCGGCCCTTCGTGCTAGGACTCCGAACGTGGACAAAAGATTCGAAATCGCCCCTTTCCGGAAGGAAACGCAGTCTGGAGATCACAACCATGGACATTCTCATAAAGTCTGAACAGGGCATGCCCCCATACCTGAACAACATCCCCATCGGGATTCTGCTCGTCAACGCAGAGCACGAGATATGCGGGGTGAACACTGCGGCCGTGGGCATGCTCGGCATGGAAGAACACGATATCTGCGAACTCATCAACACACCCGATCCCCAACGTCTGAATTGTCATTTCTGGCAATCGTTGTCCCGACTGATCAAAAACGAGGAAAACGGACCATTTTTCATTTCCCATTACAGCGTGGGCAAAGGGGAGAGCAAATATCTGATCGTCAACTCGTCCGAGGTGGCCTTGGGCGACCATGTGCATGGCCATGTCGTCTGCATCGATGTCATCACCCACGAGCAGCTCAAGGGACTCAAGGACTACGCCATTTTGAACTCCAGCAGCGCCTTGCACAAAGACCGGTCCGAAGCACTCCTGCAGTTGTCGCAATCGGTCTCCCACCAGATCCTCAACCCGATCATGTCCATTTCCGGTTTTTCCAGGCTCGTTCTCAAAAACGAAGGACTCGACTCCATCTGCCGCAAACATATGCAGGTAATCGTCAAGGAGGCAATCCGCCTGGAATCCATCGTCAAGGCCCTCTCCAGCTATGCAGGCATGAATCCGAAAGCGAGAAAACGGATCGTTCTCGACGAACTGATCCATGCAATGGAGGAAACGCTCTCCAAGGAATCGGCCCTGAAGGCTAGGCCGCACTCCCTGAATGTCAAAACCGAAGGCAAAACAGGTCATTTCTGGGGCGAGCCTCGCCTGATTACCATCGCTTTCCAGGAAATCATGAAAAACTGCGTCGATTTCAGCTGGCCGGAAAAAGTATCTGTATCCATCAAAGTCGAAGGTGAGGCCCAGGGTCTGACGTTCAGGATCGAGGACCAGGGCATGGGCCTCAGGAACGAGTCCGTCTCCTTTGTCTTCGACCCGTTCTTTTCGACCAAACCCGATGGCATCGGCATGGGTTTGACTAGGGCCAGGCGAGGAATTCTCGAACATCGGGGCGATATTGATTTCAAAAGCGAGCTTGGCAAAGGGTCTACAGTGACCCTCTTCATCCCGCAACGCCAACGACAAAATCAGCAGAGCTGAGAGAAAGTCCTACCAGTCCCGGGAAAAACCAGGGGCCGACCACTGCATCGCGGCCGACCCCATGAATGTCCACAAGACTGTCGAACCTAGCCTATGGCCGTGGAGCCTTCCTCCCTGGTTCTGACCCTATAGGATTTCAGGATTTCCTGGACGAAAATCACCCCGTCCCCCTCCTTGCCGGTGTAGGCCCCCTTCATGATGGCCTCCACGGCCGCGTCCACGAAGGTGTCGTTGACCCCGATCTCCAATCGAACCTTCTTGAGCAGGTTCACTTCCATGACCACTCCCCGGTAGGTTTCGGTAAATCCCTTCTGCCTGCCGCTGCCCAAAACGTTGGTCACGGACATATTGAAAATCTGCCGGGAATAGAGTTCCGCCTTGACCGCATTCAGGCTTTCGGGCCTGACGAATGCAATGATCATCTTCATAATCCGATTCCTCCGGCTTATTCCGTGGTAAAAATCTGGAACCCGCTGTAGGACTCCATGCCGTGTTCGCTGATGTCCAGGCCCTTGAGCTCCTCTTCCCTCGTCACCCTGATCCCGACGATGGCTTTGATTGCCAGAAAGGCGAGCAGGCCGCAGCCGAAGGCCCAGACAAAGGCCGTGCCCACACCCAAGAACTGAATGAGAAGCTGGCCGATGCCTCCCCCATACAGAAGACCGGTCAGATCGCCATACCCGGGTGCGGCGAAGATCCCGACACAGATCGTTCCCAAGGCCCCGCACACCCCGTGTACGGAAACGGCGCCCACCGGATCGTCGATCTTGAGGACCTTGTCCAAGAACTCGATGGACAAGACCACTGTCAGGCCGCACAGAATACCGATGACGATGGCCCCGACCGGTGAAACTTCGAAGCATCCGGCCGTAATGCCCACCAGGCCGGCCAGAACTCCGTTCAGGCTCATGGATATGTCCGGCTTGCCGAATCTGATCCAGGCCATGATCATGGCGCCAAGGGCTCCGGCCCCGGCGGCAAGACTCGTGTTCACCGCAATGTACCCGATGGTTCCATCGGCCGTGGTCGTGCTTCCGGGATTGAACCCGAACCAGCCGAACCAGAGGATAAAGACGCCCAGGGCTGCCAAGGGCATGTTGTGCCCGGTGATGGCCCGGGACTTGCCGTCAACGCTGTATTTCCCGGTCCTGGCCCCGAGGACGACGGCCCCGGCCAGCCCGATCCAGGCCCCGACAGAGTGGACCACGGTCGAACCTGCGAAATCCACGAATCCCAGCCCCTCAAGCCACCCCGCGCCCGAATCGCCGAGCCACAAACTTCCCCAGGCCCAATGGCCGAAAATGGGATAGATGAATCCGGTGACAACAAGACTGACGATGACGTACGCCTCGAACTTGGTCCGCTCGGCGATGGCTCCGGAAACGATGGTCGCCGCCGTGGCCGCGAACACGGACTGGAAGAACCAGAAAGTCAGGGTCCACTGACCCTCGGCTGTGGTCGCGTCCGTTCCGGCCAGACTGAAGCCCGATGACCCGAACCAGCCGCCCACATCCGTCCCGAACATGAGCCCGAAACCGATGAGAAAAAAAATCACCGACCCGGCACTGAAGTCGAGGACATTCTTCATGATGATGTTCCCGGCGTTCTTGGCCCTGGTGAATCCCGTCTCGACCATGGCGAACCCGGCCTGCATGAACATGACCAGAACCGCCGCCAATAGCGTCCAAAGAATATTGGCGTTGGCCTGGCTCAAAAACTCTTCGGCCTGGGCCGTCTCCGGAACCAAGGCGATCAATGCTCCAATCAGCATGGGCGCGGCCCATATCTTCCTCTTTCTCAATTCCATGGCACTTCCTCCTGGGCTGAGTTATGACGATGTTGGAGACAGGGCAAAATATGGACCGAAATTTCAACATACTGATTCTCATGAATTATTTTTATTCAACGAAAAGAGGATTGGCTAAAAAATTACAAAATTGGAATTATAGAATAATAATCTGGGATATATTTAAGTAAAATTGCTAAAAATGAAAAAGCCGGCTCAATACCGGCTTTTTGTGAATTTCAACCCAGTCCCAAAAGGTACTATTCGGCCAATTAATAAAAAAAATGAAACATAATATATTTATTTATTAATATTTACCCAAAATCATCAATTTATTCCCACACTCGAGTCGACAATATCGGGAATCCGGACATTCTCCCAAAATTCCATCCCGAACACAGCCCGGTACTCGTCACCTCCCAGCAAAGCCTGGCATCGGCGGGCAAACTCACCCAAATGAATTTCCAATTCATCCATATAGGCCTGCCTGGACATTTCGCCTGTTTCCCATCGATCGTCGAGGTCGGCCTTATTTTCGAGCAACCGATTCTGGGCCTCGACCATCTCCGGGGCAAGGGCGTACGCCCGATCGGGCCCAAGATGTTTCTCGACGAGGAGGATGAGCAACTCGTTCAGATATCCCCGCCAGAGATCGCTTGCCTTGGCCTTGCTATCGGGCTCGACATGGACCGGGTGACCGAACCAGGCCTCGAACAACGCTCTTTCCGATCTCTTGGACCCAGCCGTTACCTCCACGCGCGTCGCGTTGAGCCCTTGCGGCTCTGGGGCCTTTTGCAGACAGAGTTCCAAAGCATAGGATCCATAGGGCCATCCCGTGAACCCGTAGGTCCCATAGATGGCTGCAAAAAAAGCATACCCCCTGGCCTTGGCCACGGTCTTGCCCGTGTAGTAGAGGCCCCTATTGGCGCATTGATGGCAGACCCCGATCTGCCCGTACAGACCCAGAGGCCACTTGCACGGTTCCTGGGAGGCTAAAAAATCAACGGTCGTCAGGTCTACCGTCCCATTTGTCCGTGTTTCTTCAAGATATAAGCCTCCATCACTCTTTCCGAAGCATCCCCACCTCGACGTGGCGTTGTCCGAGGTCAGGGCCTTGAGATAAGTATGGTCGGCCTGCTCGGCTGCGATGATGGTAGAATACACCTCGGACCACAGGCTGCCCATGACATGAGCTTCCGGTTCATCGAAATCGTCACTTCCACCGCATCCCACCTGGAGAACCGCGCCGACCAGGACCAGAGATCCCAAGATCGCCACGATCTCGACAAGTCGTCGGCCTCGATCAATCATGATCCTCCCTCCTCATGTTGACGGTTTCTCGATATCCTGACGGGCCCGGATATCCATCAGATGAGCATACTTCAGAAAGCCGTAGTACATGGAGTTGACAGCCAGTAAAAATCCGGCCCGGCCGTCCAAAAATCCCCGCTTTAAAACGTAGTATTTGAGAAAATAGCCCAGACCGTGCCCGACGGCCTTGACCAGGCCTGCCTTTCGACCCTGGCGGTGCATCTCCTCGGCTGCCTTGAGGGTATAATAGTTGATTTTGTCGATATGTTCGGTCAGATCCCGATACGGGTAGTGAACGATATGTCCCGGCAGGCTCTCGACCCTGCCTCGGGACCGGAAGCCGTAGTGGGGGCCGGAATGATGGATCTCGGTGGTGTCAAAACGGAAGACCCGGAGCAGACGGTCCGGGTACCACCCGCTGTGACGCATGAACCGATCCAGATAATACGAGGATCTGGAACACATGAATCCGTCGGGCCCATTGGATGGCATCCCGTCAAGGGCCCGGATGGTCGCATCCCGAAGGGTGTCGTCCATGGCCTCGTCCTGATCGAGCGAAACCACCCAGCCCGAACCAATCCGCTCGAAGGCGAACCGGAACTGGGGCACAGGCCCCTCCCAGGTCCGGAGCAGCACCTCGGCTCCGTGCTCCCTGGCCACCTCGACCGTGGCATCGGTGCTCTTTGAATCGACCACGAGAATCCGGTCGCAAAAATCCAGGCTACGGAGACAGTCGGCCAGAAGCCTCTCCCCGTTGAAGGTCAGAACTAGACCGGTCACGGGCTGCTTCACGATACTCCCCGTCCGGCCATCCAGGCCTCCAGAACCGACCGGATCTTTTCAAAAACCTCGTCCACATGGCCGGCGGCCTCGATGATTTGAAACCGGTCTTGGTGCAAGGCCGCCCAGGTCAGGTAACCTTCCCTAACCCGGCCATGAAAGGCCAGACTCTCGGCCTCGAAACGCCCTTCGGAAGAGGCCTTGTTCTCCTTGAGGTTCCGGGTCAAGGCCCGTTTCAGACCCACCTCCGGAGCCAGGTCCAGCAACAGGGTCAAATCGGGCCAGAGTCCGGACACCGCCACCTCGTTCAGGCCTTGAAGCAGCTTTGGATCCAGCCCTCGGCCGTACCCCTGGTAAACCACGGTCGAGTCCGCATACCTGTCGCAGACGACGATCCCTCCGCGTTCGAGGGCTGGGCGGATGAGAGAGGAAACATGCTGAGCCCTGTCGGCGAGATAGAGGAAGAGCTCACTCAAAACATCCAGATTCGAATTGGCCGGGTTCAAGAGGATCCGCCGAAGTTCCGCACCCAGGGAACTCCCCCCCGGCTGACGGGTTCTGACGACCTCCCGCCCGAGGGACTTCTCGAGATATCCGGCCAGCAAATCAGCCTGGGTGCTCTTGCCGCATCCTTCAATGCCTTCCAGTGTTATGAACATGGTTTTCCTTTGTCGACGAAATATTCAGAACGGGGGCTCGTCCGCAAGGCCGTCCTCGTTGAAGGACAGCGGAATGGTCAACTGGGTTGTGGACTTCGATCTAGGTCGTGGATCGTCTTTCGGCGGTCTGACCGGCTGAAAGAGAAAACGATTCATGGACCGGACATACGGGCTCCAATGTCCGGGTTCCACCTCGTTCAGTGCCTCCTCGGTTGTCTTGAGCTTGGCATCCATATTGTCCGCTAGATGCAGAACCCATGCCTCGGCGGTCTTGGGTCTTCTTGGTGCCCCGAACTCATATTCCCCGTGGTGACTGAGAAGCAGATGCTTGAAGTGGAGGATATCGTCCTCGCTCAGGCCCTTGGCCTTCTCCAGAAACGGATTCAGCACCAGCAGGCCCATGACCACGTGCCCCACCAGCCGACCCTGATTGGTGTAGTCGCGAGACAGCCCTGAACTCAATTCCCAGGCCTTGCCCAGGTCGTGGAAGGCTGCCGCGGCAAGAAGACAGTCCCGATCCAGGATTGGGTACAGGCGGGATATCTCCAGGCAGATCTGGCACACGGCCAAGGTGTGCTCGAGCAATCCTCCAGCGTAGGCGTGATGGATGGATTTGGCTCCGGGCGCCCAGAGCAACGCGGCCTTGATCTCATCATCTCCCAGAACCCTGGCGCAGAAACGCCTCCAGGATTTCGATCCAATCTCCCGGCGGAGCAATTCGGCCAGACGGACCCACAATTCCTCCGGCGGAAGGTCCGACATGGCCAAAAAATCGGCCATGTCTACTTCGCTCTCATCCACAGTTTCCAGGGAATCGACGATCATCTGAACCTGGTCGTTGAAATTCGTGGCCTTGCCGGAAACAACGACAAAGAGTCCAGACTGGAGTTCCCGGTATTGACCGCTCTGGGGACTCCAGATCCGACCGGGCATCTCACCCGTCTTGTCCATGATCCGAAGACTCCAAAAGGGCCCGTTCTTTGCCTGGCCCAGTCTGGCTTCGGCCAGATAAAAAACGTCCTGGACCGCATCCCCGGACTTCAATTCCGAAACGAACCGTGTTTTTTTCTTCACGTATTGCCAACCCTTCTGGCTTTGGGTAGAAAAACAAACGTCAGGACATGGCCTGACACACCCCATGAAAACTACAATTAAGGACAATCCCCGGCCTTTGGCAAGACCGGACCGGGTTGTCTTGCACCGGCAAACGCTACCATGCACATTCTTTTGACCAATGATGACGGAATTCGTGCCATCGGCCTGAGAAGCCTCTACCAAGCCCTGGTCGCAGCCGACCACCGGGTCACCGTGGTCGCGCCCATGACCGAACAGAGCGCGGTGGGACACGCTGTGACCATGTTCTCCCCTCTGCGGCTTAAGCTGGTGGAAGAAGCTGGATTCGTGGGACACGGCGTGTCCGGAACCCCGGCCGATTGCGTCAAGTTGGCCCTGGCTTCCCTGCTGGACTCGACGCCGGACAGAATTGTTTCCGGAATCAACAGTGGGGCCAATGTCGGAGTGGACATCCTCTACTCGGGAACGGTGTCTGCGGCCACTGAAGGGGCCCTGACCGGCATTCCCGCACTGGCCGTTTCCGTCGACGACTACCGGCCGACGGATCTCGCCCATCAGGCCAGATTCGCGGCCTCCTTCCTTGAATCTCCAGTATGGGAAAATCTGCCCGAACGCTGCGTTCTGAACCTCAACCTCCCCGCCGGTCCCTTTTCCGCCCACAAGCCACTGCGGGTCTGCCCCCAGACCACGGCCGTCTACAGCGACGAATACGATATCAGGATCGACCCCCGGGGCAACCCCTACTACTGGCTCCACGGGCAGATTCCTCGAGATCGGCTTGGACCTGGAACCGACCGCGAACTCTTGGACCGGGGACATATCACCCTGACCCCACTTCGATTTGATTTTACAGACCATGCATTGCTCGACCGAATCGCCGCTGTGTGCGCACCGATGGACCCGGTCGAATTCCTCTCAAAAGACTAAACCCAGGAGGTTATTATGCCGCTCACTTCACCCAAAGACATGTTCGCAAGGGCCTACAAGGAAGGCTTCGCCGTCGGTGGATTCAATGTCAACAACATGGAAATAATCCAGGGCATCATGGCCGCCGGGGAGGCTGAACGATCCCCCCTCATCCTCCAGGTTTCGGCTGGAGCCCGCAAGTACGCCGGGCAAGAATACATTATCGGTCTGGTGGAGATCGCCACCCGGGACAGTGATCTTCCGGTGGTCCTCCACCTGGACCACGGTCCGGATTTCGAGATGTGCAAAAACGTCATAGACGGTGGATTCACCTCGGTCATGATCGACGGATCCCATCTGCCTTACGAGGAGAATATCGCCGTGACCAAAAAAGTCGTTGACTATGCCCACGGCAAGGGGGTCTGGGTGGAGGCCGAACTGGGGCGGTTGGCCGGCATCGAGGAACATGTCCAGTCCGAGGAGAACGTTTACACCGACCCCGACCAGGCCGTTGAATTCGTTCAGCGCACCGGGTGCGACTCTCTGGCCATCGCCATCGGGACCAGCCACGGGGCCTACAAATTCAAGGGCAAACCTCGTCTGGACTTCGATCGGCTCGACAAGATCACCTCCCTCTTGCCCGACTATCCCCTGGTCCTTCACGGGGCCTCTTCGGTCATTCCCGAGTACGTTGAAATGGCCAACGCCTACGGGGGCAAGATCGCCGGAGCCAGGGGCGTTCCCGAGGACCTGCTCCGCAAGGCCGCCGCTTCAGGCGTCTGCAAGATCAACATCGACACCGACATCCGCCTGGCCGTGACCGCCGTCATCCGCAAGCATTTTCAGGAACACCCAGACCATTTCGATCCTAGGCAATATCTGACCCCGGCCCGCCAGGCCGTCCAGGACATGGTCCGGCGCAAGATCCGCCAGGTCCTGGGTTCCTCCAACAAGATCGACTAACCAAGCAAGGAGCGCATCATGCCCGTAAGAATCGGAATGAACGGCTTCGGCCGCATCGGAA
This window contains:
- a CDS encoding ammonium transporter; translation: MELRKRKIWAAPMLIGALIALVPETAQAEEFLSQANANILWTLLAAVLVMFMQAGFAMVETGFTRAKNAGNIIMKNVLDFSAGSVIFFLIGFGLMFGTDVGGWFGSSGFSLAGTDATTAEGQWTLTFWFFQSVFAATAATIVSGAIAERTKFEAYVIVSLVVTGFIYPIFGHWAWGSLWLGDSGAGWLEGLGFVDFAGSTVVHSVGAWIGLAGAVVLGARTGKYSVDGKSRAITGHNMPLAALGVFILWFGWFGFNPGSTTTADGTIGYIAVNTSLAAGAGALGAMIMAWIRFGKPDISMSLNGVLAGLVGITAGCFEVSPVGAIVIGILCGLTVVLSIEFLDKVLKIDDPVGAVSVHGVCGALGTICVGIFAAPGYGDLTGLLYGGGIGQLLIQFLGVGTAFVWAFGCGLLAFLAIKAIVGIRVTREEELKGLDISEHGMESYSGFQIFTTE
- the tmk gene encoding dTMP kinase, whose translation is MFITLEGIEGCGKSTQADLLAGYLEKSLGREVVRTRQPGGSSLGAELRRILLNPANSNLDVLSELFLYLADRAQHVSSLIRPALERGGIVVCDRYADSTVVYQGYGRGLDPKLLQGLNEVAVSGLWPDLTLLLDLAPEVGLKRALTRNLKENKASSEGRFEAESLAFHGRVREGYLTWAALHQDRFQIIEAAGHVDEVFEKIRSVLEAWMAGRGVS
- the surE gene encoding 5'/3'-nucleotidase SurE; the protein is MHILLTNDDGIRAIGLRSLYQALVAADHRVTVVAPMTEQSAVGHAVTMFSPLRLKLVEEAGFVGHGVSGTPADCVKLALASLLDSTPDRIVSGINSGANVGVDILYSGTVSAATEGALTGIPALAVSVDDYRPTDLAHQARFAASFLESPVWENLPERCVLNLNLPAGPFSAHKPLRVCPQTTAVYSDEYDIRIDPRGNPYYWLHGQIPRDRLGPGTDRELLDRGHITLTPLRFDFTDHALLDRIAAVCAPMDPVEFLSKD
- a CDS encoding glycosyltransferase family 2 protein yields the protein MKQPVTGLVLTFNGERLLADCLRSLDFCDRILVVDSKSTDATVEVAREHGAEVLLRTWEGPVPQFRFAFERIGSGWVVSLDQDEAMDDTLRDATIRALDGMPSNGPDGFMCSRSSYYLDRFMRHSGWYPDRLLRVFRFDTTEIHHSGPHYGFRSRGRVESLPGHIVHYPYRDLTEHIDKINYYTLKAAEEMHRQGRKAGLVKAVGHGLGYFLKYYVLKRGFLDGRAGFLLAVNSMYYGFLKYAHLMDIRARQDIEKPST
- a CDS encoding HD domain-containing protein, with product MGCVRPCPDVCFSTQSQKGWQYVKKKTRFVSELKSGDAVQDVFYLAEARLGQAKNGPFWSLRIMDKTGEMPGRIWSPQSGQYRELQSGLFVVVSGKATNFNDQVQMIVDSLETVDESEVDMADFLAMSDLPPEELWVRLAELLRREIGSKSWRRFCARVLGDDEIKAALLWAPGAKSIHHAYAGGLLEHTLAVCQICLEISRLYPILDRDCLLAAAAFHDLGKAWELSSGLSRDYTNQGRLVGHVVMGLLVLNPFLEKAKGLSEDDILHFKHLLLSHHGEYEFGAPRRPKTAEAWVLHLADNMDAKLKTTEEALNEVEPGHWSPYVRSMNRFLFQPVRPPKDDPRPRSKSTTQLTIPLSFNEDGLADEPPF
- a CDS encoding P-II family nitrogen regulator; the protein is MKMIIAFVRPESLNAVKAELYSRQIFNMSVTNVLGSGRQKGFTETYRGVVMEVNLLKKVRLEIGVNDTFVDAAVEAIMKGAYTGKEGDGVIFVQEILKSYRVRTREEGSTAIG
- the cysK gene encoding cysteine synthase A; protein product: MLTDNILDLIGNTPLIRLKDEPIYAKAEFLNPGGSIKDRVALAMLEGAERDGRLGPGSVIVEPTSGNTGIGLALVGRLKGYTVRIVMPENMSEERKKLITSLGAELILTPARESIAGAVRVVREMQAADPEIFVPQQFENQDNPRVHYQETARELWRQTSGNIDCFVAGVGSGGTLQGIGTFLKEHRPGIRIVAVEPKNVSALLGHEPGLHQIQGIGDGFVPAVLDVSIVDEIIEVTDEDAIETTRELGRNFGLLVGISSGANVWAARRLVERGCGSVATILPDRAERYFSTALM
- the fba gene encoding class II fructose-1,6-bisphosphate aldolase is translated as MPLTSPKDMFARAYKEGFAVGGFNVNNMEIIQGIMAAGEAERSPLILQVSAGARKYAGQEYIIGLVEIATRDSDLPVVLHLDHGPDFEMCKNVIDGGFTSVMIDGSHLPYEENIAVTKKVVDYAHGKGVWVEAELGRLAGIEEHVQSEENVYTDPDQAVEFVQRTGCDSLAIAIGTSHGAYKFKGKPRLDFDRLDKITSLLPDYPLVLHGASSVIPEYVEMANAYGGKIAGARGVPEDLLRKAAASGVCKINIDTDIRLAVTAVIRKHFQEHPDHFDPRQYLTPARQAVQDMVRRKIRQVLGSSNKID